The proteins below come from a single Nitrosospira sp. Is2 genomic window:
- a CDS encoding response regulator, translating into MISKPEILNAKILVVDDQEANVRLLEQMLSDGGYTHISSTMNPREVGELYRQNRYDLVLLDLQMPGMDGFQVLEELKKIETHGYLPVLVITAQPGHKLRALQAGAKDFVSKPFDLIEVQTRIYNMLEVRLLYKQLENYNKVLEQTVAERTAELRESEARFRRLTELASDWYWEQDEKGNFIKVYGPVLDMLGITVDNLLGEPKENVGARWNETEYTVFKANIEARRPFIDFVYSRTRPDGSQQYLMVSGEPMFDSSGRFTGYRGIGKDVTDSMRSKEHS; encoded by the coding sequence ATGATCAGTAAACCCGAAATTCTCAATGCGAAAATCCTGGTCGTTGATGATCAGGAGGCGAATGTCCGGTTGCTTGAGCAAATGCTGAGTGATGGCGGTTATACCCACATTTCTTCAACAATGAATCCACGAGAGGTGGGTGAACTCTATCGGCAGAACCGTTATGACCTGGTTCTGCTTGATCTTCAGATGCCGGGTATGGATGGCTTTCAGGTACTGGAAGAACTGAAGAAAATCGAAACGCATGGCTATCTGCCGGTACTCGTGATCACCGCCCAACCGGGGCATAAGCTGCGAGCACTGCAAGCGGGGGCGAAAGATTTCGTCAGCAAGCCATTCGACCTGATCGAAGTCCAGACTCGTATTTACAATATGCTCGAGGTGCGCCTCTTGTATAAGCAACTGGAAAATTACAACAAGGTGCTGGAGCAAACCGTGGCAGAGCGGACTGCGGAGCTGCGCGAAAGCGAAGCACGCTTCCGCCGCTTGACGGAACTGGCTTCCGACTGGTACTGGGAACAGGATGAGAAAGGGAATTTCATCAAAGTTTATGGTCCCGTCCTGGATATGCTCGGGATCACAGTAGACAACTTGCTGGGTGAACCAAAAGAAAACGTGGGGGCGCGCTGGAACGAGACTGAGTACACTGTCTTCAAGGCAAACATTGAGGCACGCCGGCCTTTTATCGATTTTGTTTACAGCCGTACCCGACCCGACGGGTCCCAACAATATTTAATGGTAAGCGGCGAACCGATGTTCGACTCTTCAGGCCGCTTTACCGGGTATCGGGGGATAGGAAAAGACGTGACGGACAGCATGCGATCCAAGGAACATTCATAA
- the dnaX gene encoding DNA polymerase III subunit gamma/tau — protein sequence MSQTQVLARKWRPKSFSELTGQDHVVKALTNALEQQRLHHAYLFTGTRGIGKTTIARILAKALNCRTGITASPCGICSACTEIDEGRFVDLLEVDAASNTQVEKMRELLENALYAPTTARYKVYIIDEVHMLSKSAFNAMLKTLEEPPEHVKFILATTDPQKIPVTVLSRCLQFNLKQIPPGLIAAHLKYVLEQEQISCDAISLQLLSRAAQGSMRDALSILDQAISFGEGKIEEAGVRDMLGAIDQSYLYDLLDGLARKDGAYMLAIADAMESHSVSFDAALQDLGSLLHRIALAQIVPAAIAEDTPERERVFALAKTFTPEDIQLFYQISIHGRGDLSRAPDEYAGFTMTLMRMLAFMPQDFPHTLSPPPPAPAVKAGAKGSDIERGVDATDKSSPPPEMAKPVTTEPVAAAAAAETPVVEIAAAQPDADTDLFSGDWIAVVQELKLNGLAKMLAQNSEVKRVASNEIEVCVPETHKHLLNKDYQERVQTALRAYLGKPIRLKFSVGVVTGMTPAELENREKQERQSQAITAVESDPFVRELVEQFDAKIIVSSIKPIQ from the coding sequence GTGTCCCAGACTCAAGTTCTTGCCAGAAAGTGGCGCCCAAAGAGCTTCTCCGAACTGACCGGACAAGACCATGTGGTCAAGGCGCTTACCAACGCCCTTGAACAACAGCGGCTGCATCATGCCTATCTTTTTACAGGTACCCGCGGGATCGGCAAGACCACCATCGCGCGCATTTTAGCCAAGGCTCTCAACTGTCGAACGGGAATTACCGCGTCACCGTGCGGCATATGTTCCGCCTGTACTGAAATTGACGAGGGGCGCTTCGTTGATTTGCTCGAGGTGGACGCCGCTTCCAATACACAAGTGGAAAAGATGCGGGAATTGCTGGAGAACGCGCTTTATGCGCCTACAACTGCGCGTTACAAGGTTTACATCATTGACGAAGTTCACATGCTCTCCAAATCGGCTTTCAATGCGATGCTGAAAACACTGGAGGAGCCGCCGGAGCATGTCAAGTTCATCCTTGCAACGACCGATCCACAGAAGATTCCCGTTACTGTTCTATCCCGGTGCCTGCAATTCAACCTGAAGCAGATTCCACCGGGCCTGATTGCCGCCCATCTCAAGTACGTGCTTGAACAGGAACAGATCAGCTGCGATGCGATTTCGCTGCAATTGCTCTCGCGCGCTGCGCAAGGCAGCATGCGTGATGCCCTGAGTATCCTGGACCAGGCCATCTCGTTTGGGGAGGGCAAGATCGAAGAAGCGGGTGTGCGCGACATGCTGGGCGCAATTGATCAGAGTTATCTTTATGATCTGCTTGACGGGTTGGCCCGCAAAGACGGTGCGTATATGCTGGCAATAGCCGACGCCATGGAAAGCCATAGCGTTTCATTCGATGCGGCGTTGCAGGATCTGGGATCACTTTTGCACCGCATTGCGCTCGCACAGATCGTGCCAGCGGCTATTGCTGAGGATACGCCGGAGCGAGAGCGCGTTTTTGCGCTGGCAAAAACATTCACCCCGGAAGACATTCAACTGTTCTATCAGATCTCCATCCATGGCCGCGGCGACTTGAGCAGGGCACCGGACGAATATGCGGGTTTCACGATGACGCTCATGCGCATGCTAGCCTTCATGCCGCAGGATTTCCCGCACACCCTATCCCCACCCCCGCCCGCGCCCGCTGTTAAAGCGGGCGCTAAGGGTTCCGATATCGAACGCGGGGTCGATGCAACAGATAAATCTTCACCGCCGCCGGAAATGGCAAAGCCAGTCACGACAGAGCCAGTCGCAGCAGCGGCAGCCGCGGAAACGCCAGTGGTGGAAATAGCCGCAGCGCAACCGGACGCTGACACAGACCTGTTCAGCGGTGACTGGATAGCGGTGGTGCAGGAGTTGAAGCTGAACGGCCTGGCGAAAATGCTAGCCCAGAACAGCGAAGTGAAGCGTGTAGCGTCGAACGAAATCGAGGTTTGCGTGCCCGAGACGCATAAGCACCTGCTGAACAAAGACTATCAGGAAAGGGTGCAGACTGCGCTGAGGGCGTATCTGGGAAAGCCCATCCGGTTAAAGTTCTCAGTTGGGGTGGTGACAGGGATGACCCCAGCGGAACTGGAGAATCGTGAGAAACAGGAGAGGCAATCTCAGGCCATCACAGCCGTCGAGTCAGACCCGTTTGTGCGCGAACTGGTGGAGCAATTTGACGCAAAAATAATCGTTTCTTCGATCAAACCCATTCAATAG
- a CDS encoding YbaB/EbfC family nucleoid-associated protein has product MKGGLGNLMKQAQQMQENMKAMQEKLASVEVEGQSGAGMVKVVMTCRYDVKRVSIDNSLLGDDKEMLEDLIAAAVNDAVRRVESTTQEKMAGFTSGLNLPPGMKLPF; this is encoded by the coding sequence ATGAAAGGCGGCTTGGGCAATCTGATGAAACAGGCTCAGCAGATGCAGGAGAACATGAAAGCCATGCAGGAAAAGCTGGCCTCGGTGGAAGTCGAGGGGCAGTCTGGTGCGGGGATGGTGAAAGTGGTAATGACATGCCGTTATGATGTGAAGCGCGTCAGCATCGATAACAGCCTCCTGGGCGATGATAAGGAAATGCTGGAAGATCTGATAGCAGCCGCGGTAAACGATGCGGTACGGCGAGTCGAATCGACTACCCAGGAAAAGATGGCCGGGTTCACTTCGGGTTTGAATCTGCCACCCGGAATGAAACTGCCGTTTTGA
- a CDS encoding diguanylate cyclase domain-containing protein: MISETEIHNAKILIVDDQESNVLLLRRVLEVASYTSVSFTTDPYKVYELHRQNHYDLILLDLKMAGMDGFQVLEALKEIEADGYLSVLVVTANPDCKLRALQSGAKDFVSKPFDMAEVLARVHNLLEVRLLHQQARSYAKTQEFMALHDPLTGLANRRLLVERVSQAIIHAKRNGSIMAVVYLDLDGFRQINNTLGHDVGDLLLKLVAARLVAAVRQEDTVARLGGDEFVIAMPYVNSIDGVALAAEKIIKALSQPYSVQGNDVRLTASAGVGLYPHNGKEVKTLLKNADTALLEAKQANKNTYRISHG; encoded by the coding sequence ATGATCAGCGAAACCGAGATTCATAACGCAAAAATACTGATTGTTGACGATCAGGAATCAAACGTTTTGCTGTTACGACGCGTACTGGAAGTCGCTAGCTATACTTCTGTTTCATTCACGACGGATCCATACAAGGTTTATGAATTGCACCGTCAGAATCATTACGATCTGATTCTGCTTGATTTGAAAATGGCCGGGATGGACGGATTTCAGGTGCTGGAAGCTTTGAAGGAAATCGAGGCAGATGGCTATTTGTCGGTACTGGTCGTTACGGCCAATCCGGATTGCAAGCTTCGCGCACTCCAATCCGGGGCCAAGGATTTTGTCAGCAAGCCGTTCGATATGGCGGAGGTGCTCGCGCGGGTGCACAATTTGCTCGAAGTACGCCTATTGCATCAGCAGGCCCGCAGCTATGCAAAAACCCAGGAATTCATGGCACTGCACGACCCGCTCACGGGGCTTGCAAACCGCCGCCTTCTGGTAGAAAGAGTCTCGCAGGCGATTATTCATGCAAAAAGGAACGGCAGCATCATGGCTGTCGTATATCTGGACCTGGACGGATTCAGGCAAATCAACAACACGTTGGGTCATGATGTCGGCGACCTGCTGCTTAAACTGGTTGCAGCGCGCCTCGTGGCGGCTGTGCGGCAGGAGGATACGGTAGCGCGTCTCGGCGGTGATGAATTTGTAATTGCAATGCCCTATGTAAATAGCATTGATGGAGTGGCTCTTGCCGCGGAAAAAATCATCAAAGCACTATCACAGCCCTATAGTGTCCAGGGCAATGACGTTAGACTGACGGCCAGCGCCGGGGTTGGTCTTTATCCTCACAATGGGAAGGAAGTGAAGACCCTGTTGAAAAACGCAGACACCGCGCTGCTCGAAGCCAAGCAGGCCAACAAGAACACTTATCGTATTTCGCACGGATGA
- the rbfA gene encoding 30S ribosome-binding factor RbfA, with product MPKDYSRSLRIADQIQRELADLIRNELKDPRIGMLTLTGVEVSHDYAHAKVFYTTLRSESDNFLISNGLEHAAGFLRSQLSHRLKLRVVPQLHFVYDESIERGVRLSQLIDEAVAREGSANKPDES from the coding sequence ATGCCTAAAGATTATTCCCGCTCCTTGCGCATCGCCGACCAGATCCAGCGCGAACTGGCTGATCTGATTCGCAACGAGCTTAAAGATCCGCGCATCGGAATGCTCACTTTGACCGGCGTTGAGGTGAGTCACGATTATGCGCACGCCAAGGTTTTCTACACGACGCTGCGCAGCGAAAGCGACAACTTTCTCATTAGTAACGGACTGGAGCATGCGGCGGGATTTTTACGCAGCCAGTTATCCCATCGCCTGAAGCTCCGCGTGGTGCCCCAGCTTCATTTCGTCTATGACGAGTCGATCGAGCGCGGGGTGCGCCTATCGCAACTGATTGATGAGGCCGTGGCGCGTGAAGGATCCGCGAACAAGCCGGATGAGAGCTGA
- the prmB gene encoding 50S ribosomal protein L3 N(5)-glutamine methyltransferase, whose translation MAINVYREARTQLQTIRDLLRFAVSCFNEAGLFFGHGSASAYDEAAYLILHTLHLPLDRLEPFLDARLATAELEQVLGVIERRVSEKIPAAYLTNEAWLGNLSFFVDERVIVPRSFIAELLREQLAPWIENPGAIRSALDLCTGSGCLAILLAYAFPNATIDAADISPGALEVAQRNVADYNLEHQVNLIQSDLFAELGGRTYDLIISNPPYVSAEAMAALPEEYRHEPENALASGVDGLEAMRTILNEAAGHLTHRGVLIVEIGHNRESLERAYPEVPFTWLETSAGDEFVFLLQRDQLP comes from the coding sequence ATGGCGATCAACGTGTACCGAGAAGCCAGAACTCAACTCCAAACTATCCGCGACCTGCTCCGCTTTGCGGTAAGCTGCTTTAACGAAGCCGGCCTCTTTTTCGGCCATGGCTCCGCCTCGGCCTATGATGAAGCGGCTTATCTCATTCTCCACACGCTCCATCTCCCGCTCGACCGGCTGGAGCCGTTTCTCGACGCCCGGCTTGCCACGGCTGAGCTGGAGCAGGTGCTGGGGGTGATCGAGCGCCGCGTGTCGGAAAAAATCCCTGCGGCATATCTCACCAACGAGGCATGGCTGGGAAATCTCAGCTTTTTCGTCGATGAGCGCGTGATCGTACCACGCTCCTTCATTGCCGAGTTGCTGCGGGAACAACTTGCGCCGTGGATAGAAAACCCCGGTGCAATCCGCTCCGCATTGGATCTGTGCACCGGTTCCGGTTGCCTTGCCATACTGCTCGCATACGCGTTCCCCAACGCCACCATAGATGCGGCTGACATTTCACCGGGGGCGTTGGAAGTCGCCCAAAGGAACGTGGCGGATTACAACCTGGAGCATCAAGTGAATCTGATCCAGTCGGATCTTTTTGCGGAATTAGGGGGGCGCACGTATGATCTCATCATCAGCAATCCGCCTTACGTCAGCGCGGAGGCGATGGCGGCGCTGCCGGAGGAATACCGCCATGAACCCGAAAACGCGCTGGCAAGCGGGGTGGACGGGCTGGAAGCTATGCGGACAATACTCAACGAGGCAGCCGGTCATTTAACCCATCGGGGGGTATTAATCGTTGAGATCGGCCATAATCGAGAAAGCCTGGAACGGGCCTACCCGGAGGTGCCTTTCACCTGGCTGGAAACAAGTGCTGGGGACGAGTTTGTGTTCCTGCTGCAACGAGACCAGCTCCCCTGA
- the truB gene encoding tRNA pseudouridine(55) synthase TruB, protein MLKAEVARPVRIKREISGVLLLDKPGGISSNQALQIAKRFFCARKAGHTGTLDPMATGLLPICLGDATRFSSALLGADKTYEATLRPGYISTTGDAEGNISVAGGVPPQGLKNALPQVKTVLGGFTGLINQVPPMYSALKHRGKPMYAYAREGMEIERQPREVTIHELRLTAIDDNEISIMVRCGSGTYIRTLAEDIGKALGLGGAYLTALRRTILDDFDLSQAYTLDALEAMSIPERDSRLLPVDALLRGLPAVMLEAPAAAFLRQGRSVAGVGRANAEGQKIRLYDEKKNFLGLGEVTAGGDIAPKKIVGNVQKL, encoded by the coding sequence ATATTGAAAGCCGAAGTTGCGCGGCCAGTGCGAATCAAGCGCGAAATCAGCGGCGTCCTGCTGCTGGACAAACCCGGCGGCATATCCTCGAATCAGGCGCTTCAGATTGCCAAACGTTTCTTTTGCGCGCGCAAAGCCGGTCATACCGGCACGCTCGATCCTATGGCGACTGGCCTGTTGCCCATCTGCCTTGGTGATGCGACCAGATTCTCTTCCGCCTTGTTGGGAGCGGACAAGACTTATGAAGCGACGCTGAGACCTGGATATATCAGCACGACCGGGGATGCGGAGGGCAATATTTCAGTTGCGGGAGGGGTTCCGCCTCAGGGTTTGAAAAACGCACTGCCTCAAGTAAAGACCGTACTGGGCGGTTTCACCGGCTTGATCAACCAGGTGCCCCCGATGTACAGCGCCCTGAAGCATCGGGGTAAGCCCATGTATGCCTACGCCAGGGAAGGCATGGAGATCGAGCGGCAACCGCGCGAGGTGACTATTCATGAGTTGCGCCTGACGGCCATTGACGACAATGAAATCAGTATCATGGTCAGATGTGGTTCGGGTACGTATATTCGCACGCTGGCGGAGGACATTGGTAAAGCACTGGGCCTGGGGGGCGCCTATCTCACCGCCTTGCGCCGCACCATTCTCGATGATTTCGATTTGTCGCAGGCGTATACTCTGGATGCGCTTGAGGCCATGTCGATACCCGAGCGCGATTCTCGCCTGCTTCCGGTGGACGCGCTGCTGCGAGGTCTACCCGCCGTTATGCTGGAGGCTCCGGCAGCGGCATTCTTAAGACAGGGACGCAGCGTGGCAGGCGTTGGAAGAGCCAACGCGGAAGGGCAGAAGATTCGCCTATATGACGAGAAAAAGAATTTCCTGGGCCTTGGGGAAGTGACGGCGGGAGGAGATATTGCCCCAAAAAAAATCGTAGGGAACGTACAGAAATTATGA
- a CDS encoding pseudouridine synthase, translated as MEELISAGQATINGKVAHIGDRVGAEDVVRVGKRVIHSKSGKRPPRVMLYHKPEGEIVSRDDPQGRPSVFDKLPQMQSSKWIAIGRLDYNTSGLLIFTTDGELANRLMHPRFEVEREYAVRIIGRLTPEQTELLTTGVKLEDGLAKFDYLSDEGGEGSNHWYRVILKEGKNREVRRMFEAVGLTVSRLMRVRFGPINLPPRLKRGRCLELNETEIRRLLGLVA; from the coding sequence ATGGAAGAACTGATTAGTGCCGGGCAGGCGACCATCAACGGAAAGGTCGCACACATTGGTGATCGTGTCGGGGCCGAAGATGTAGTGCGAGTGGGAAAGCGCGTGATCCATTCCAAATCCGGCAAACGCCCCCCGCGGGTCATGCTTTATCACAAGCCGGAGGGCGAGATCGTGAGCCGGGATGATCCGCAGGGTCGCCCATCCGTATTCGACAAACTGCCGCAGATGCAGTCGTCGAAATGGATAGCGATCGGCAGGCTGGATTACAACACCAGCGGCTTGCTTATATTCACTACCGATGGAGAATTGGCTAACCGGTTGATGCATCCCCGCTTCGAGGTAGAGCGCGAATATGCGGTGCGAATTATTGGACGCTTAACGCCGGAGCAGACGGAACTGCTGACCACCGGGGTTAAACTGGAAGATGGCCTGGCAAAATTCGATTATTTGTCGGACGAAGGCGGTGAAGGTTCCAATCACTGGTACCGCGTGATACTGAAAGAAGGCAAGAACCGCGAGGTACGCCGTATGTTCGAAGCGGTGGGATTGACGGTAAGCCGGCTTATGCGGGTGCGCTTCGGTCCCATCAATCTGCCGCCGCGTCTGAAGCGCGGAAGGTGCCTGGAGTTAAACGAGACCGAGATACGCCGACTGCTGGGGCTGGTCGCCTAG
- the recR gene encoding recombination mediator RecR — translation MKTPHSLDELIDALRCLPGVGPRSAQRMAYHLLQRDHAGARRLASSLDYVLEHIRHCEKCNNFTEEVVCELCRSHHRDATLLCVVEMPADLLMMEQAHCYKGMYFVLMGRLSPLDGVGPREIHLDRLLKRAQDGMVKEVVLATNFTVEGEATAHYIGELLHHKGVKVTRIARGLPVGGELEHVDSGTLAQAVIERREV, via the coding sequence TTGAAAACGCCCCATAGCCTGGATGAGTTGATCGATGCGCTGCGCTGTTTGCCCGGCGTCGGTCCCAGGTCCGCGCAGCGTATGGCGTATCACCTCCTGCAGCGCGATCACGCTGGTGCTCGGCGACTCGCCAGTTCGCTTGATTATGTGCTGGAGCACATCAGGCACTGCGAGAAGTGCAATAATTTCACCGAAGAGGTCGTCTGCGAATTATGCCGTTCGCACCATCGGGACGCGACCCTGTTATGCGTCGTCGAAATGCCGGCCGACTTGCTGATGATGGAGCAGGCGCATTGCTATAAAGGCATGTATTTCGTATTGATGGGCAGGCTTTCGCCATTGGACGGCGTCGGCCCGCGGGAAATCCACCTCGACCGTCTATTGAAGCGGGCGCAGGACGGCATGGTGAAGGAAGTTGTGCTTGCGACCAATTTTACGGTTGAAGGCGAGGCCACTGCGCACTATATTGGCGAGCTGCTGCACCACAAGGGCGTGAAAGTCACGCGCATTGCACGCGGGTTGCCGGTCGGCGGTGAACTGGAACACGTGGATAGCGGTACGCTCGCGCAGGCAGTGATCGAGCGGCGAGAGGTTTAG
- the infB gene encoding translation initiation factor IF-2, protein MSQTNVEQFASELGVLPTVLLEQLRAAGVSKNLTEDSLTEKDKTQLLEYLRKIHGTREEKSRISLPRRQTSEIKKSDSSGKARSIQVEVRKKRVFVQGDLGEKPAVASKPAEAAAPSAPAIAVPAPTPVIDAAQQALREEEARRQAELIARQTAELREKKLRERPAAVQVKEAEPVAPASAAPVTVPESVPAPAATPATAQAAETPQPQAATTEGTLHKPVVKPEDKAKADKKKKQAKQVVWKDERLEKRGLKTHGDLAANKGWRTRRDKHGKHVSDDQGPHGFSAPTEPLVHEVMVPETISVGALAQKMSIKAAEVIKALMKMGNMVTINQMLDQETAMIVVEELGHIAKYATLDSPEAFLAGTEAPATEVKTEPRAPVVTVMGHVDHGKTSLLDYIRRTRVASGEAGGITQHIGAYHVETERGMVTFLDTPGHEAFTAMRARGAKVTDLVVLVVAADDGVMPQTIEAIHHAKAAKVPLVVAVTKVDKPDANPERIRQELVTQEVVPDDWGGDTMFVNVSAKTGVGIDELLESVLLQAEVLELQAPQDAPAKGIVIESRLDKGRGPVATILVQSGTLRRGDVLLAGAVYGRVRAMLDENGKPVEQAGPSLPVEIQGLSEVPVAGEAVVALADERKAREIALFRQGKFRDVKLAKQHAAKLENVFEQKGEVKVLALIIKADVQGSYEALTHALQRLSTDEVRVNIIHSGVGAITESDINLALASKAVVIGFNSRADTVARKLIGSTGVDVRYYSIIYEAVDEIKAALSGMMTPDRKENVTGLLEVRNVFRISKVGTVAGCYVLEGIIKRGSLVRLIRNGELVHTGELDSLKRFKDDVREVRAGFECGLSLKNFNDIQLGDQLETYEIVEVARSL, encoded by the coding sequence ATGTCTCAAACGAATGTAGAACAATTTGCCAGCGAATTAGGCGTGCTTCCGACGGTACTGTTGGAGCAGCTCCGGGCTGCGGGCGTCAGCAAGAATCTGACAGAAGACAGTCTGACCGAGAAGGACAAAACGCAGCTCCTCGAATATTTGCGCAAAATTCACGGTACCCGAGAGGAGAAAAGCAGAATTTCGCTTCCCCGTCGGCAGACGTCCGAAATCAAGAAATCGGATAGCAGCGGCAAAGCCCGCAGCATCCAGGTCGAAGTGCGCAAGAAGCGCGTATTTGTTCAGGGCGATTTGGGCGAGAAGCCAGCCGTGGCGAGCAAGCCCGCCGAGGCGGCGGCGCCTTCAGCCCCCGCTATTGCCGTACCCGCTCCCACGCCGGTGATCGATGCAGCGCAGCAGGCGTTGAGGGAAGAAGAGGCGAGAAGACAGGCCGAATTAATCGCGCGGCAAACCGCGGAATTGAGGGAAAAGAAACTGCGGGAGAGACCTGCGGCAGTTCAAGTCAAGGAAGCAGAGCCAGTCGCTCCAGCTTCGGCCGCTCCCGTGACCGTGCCTGAGTCTGTCCCCGCGCCTGCCGCCACACCGGCAACGGCTCAGGCGGCTGAGACGCCTCAGCCGCAGGCTGCAACAACCGAAGGGACGCTGCATAAACCGGTAGTCAAACCCGAAGACAAGGCGAAGGCGGACAAGAAAAAGAAACAGGCGAAGCAGGTTGTCTGGAAAGATGAACGCCTCGAAAAACGAGGGCTCAAGACCCATGGCGATCTAGCCGCAAACAAGGGATGGCGGACGCGCAGGGACAAACACGGCAAGCATGTCTCCGACGACCAGGGTCCTCATGGTTTTTCCGCGCCTACAGAACCGCTCGTCCATGAGGTAATGGTTCCGGAGACAATTTCCGTCGGAGCGCTGGCGCAGAAAATGTCGATCAAGGCGGCTGAGGTGATCAAGGCCTTGATGAAGATGGGAAACATGGTCACGATCAATCAGATGCTGGATCAGGAAACTGCCATGATTGTGGTGGAGGAGTTGGGCCATATTGCCAAATATGCAACCCTGGATAGTCCTGAAGCGTTCCTGGCCGGCACCGAGGCACCGGCCACCGAGGTTAAAACAGAACCACGTGCGCCGGTGGTTACCGTGATGGGTCACGTGGATCACGGTAAAACATCGCTCCTGGATTACATACGGCGGACACGAGTCGCGAGCGGAGAGGCGGGCGGGATCACGCAGCATATTGGCGCATATCACGTCGAAACCGAACGCGGTATGGTTACGTTCCTGGACACGCCCGGTCACGAGGCTTTTACGGCGATGCGTGCTCGCGGCGCGAAGGTCACCGACCTTGTTGTATTAGTAGTGGCCGCCGATGACGGCGTGATGCCCCAGACCATCGAGGCGATCCACCATGCCAAGGCGGCCAAAGTGCCCCTCGTGGTGGCGGTAACCAAGGTGGACAAGCCGGACGCGAACCCGGAGCGCATCAGACAGGAACTGGTAACACAGGAAGTAGTGCCTGACGACTGGGGGGGAGACACGATGTTTGTCAATGTTTCCGCCAAGACTGGGGTGGGCATCGACGAACTTCTGGAAAGCGTATTGCTTCAGGCGGAAGTGCTGGAACTGCAAGCGCCGCAGGATGCCCCTGCAAAAGGTATCGTCATTGAATCGCGTCTGGACAAGGGACGCGGCCCGGTAGCGACAATACTGGTGCAATCCGGCACGCTGAGGCGTGGTGATGTATTGCTTGCCGGCGCGGTGTATGGCCGGGTACGGGCGATGCTCGACGAAAATGGGAAGCCGGTAGAACAGGCGGGACCCTCTCTTCCTGTTGAAATACAGGGTTTGTCGGAAGTGCCGGTAGCCGGCGAAGCCGTAGTGGCGCTGGCTGATGAGCGCAAAGCGCGAGAAATAGCACTTTTCCGTCAAGGCAAGTTTCGCGATGTGAAGCTTGCCAAACAGCACGCAGCCAAACTGGAAAACGTGTTCGAGCAGAAGGGCGAGGTCAAGGTGCTTGCGCTTATCATCAAGGCCGATGTCCAGGGCTCCTACGAGGCGCTAACGCATGCGCTGCAACGGCTTTCCACGGATGAGGTAAGGGTGAACATCATCCATAGCGGCGTGGGTGCAATTACGGAGTCGGATATTAATCTTGCGCTGGCATCCAAAGCGGTTGTGATTGGCTTCAATAGCCGCGCGGATACGGTGGCGCGCAAGCTCATCGGCTCCACTGGCGTGGATGTGCGTTATTACAGCATCATCTATGAGGCGGTGGATGAAATCAAGGCTGCGCTATCCGGCATGATGACGCCCGACCGAAAAGAGAATGTCACCGGGTTGCTCGAAGTTCGCAATGTCTTCCGCATTTCCAAGGTTGGTACAGTGGCGGGTTGCTACGTCCTGGAGGGCATCATCAAGCGGGGCTCGCTGGTGAGATTGATCCGTAACGGTGAGCTGGTTCATACGGGTGAGCTGGACTCCCTGAAGCGCTTCAAGGACGACGTGCGAGAGGTGAGGGCGGGTTTCGAGTGCGGACTTTCGCTGAAAAACTTCAACGATATCCAGCTTGGGGATCAACTGGAAACATACGAAATCGTCGAAGTTGCGCGCAGCCTGTAA